The Vicugna pacos chromosome 32, VicPac4, whole genome shotgun sequence genomic sequence TTCCCAGGAAACCAAAAAACCAGTGCCACGACCGTGGGTCCTTCGGGCTGGTAGGTCCCCGCCgtgtcctcacacacacacactggcgtAGGTGGCCCTCACTGGGCCCACACCCTCGTGCGGTGACAGAGACACAGGGCCAACTCTTCCACGATCTCTGAGCCCAGCGCTGGAACATTTATGTACAGACGAATAAATGGaaaatcatagaaacagaactCCAAAGCAAAACAGACACTTTGGTCGGGTCTATGATTCCAGTTTTGCCAGAGAGAGGCTTTCCCGGAACATCACTGGGTGGGTGAGGTCTCACCCAACCGCGGCTCATCGCCGGGGACCCAGAACAGCTCAGGCGGGGGTCTTCCAGGCCCGCTTTGGCAGTGGGGCTTCTGTAGGCAGTGAGGTAACAAGTCACACATTCTACGGCTGGTCCGAcggagccccagccccagcccggtCGGAAGCGACGTTTACAGAAAAGCCTCCAGTCCCACAAGCCCGATGCGCTTTGCCACCAGGGACCTGGCGGGGTGTGGGGTGAGGTCAGCGATGGTGAGTCTGCCCTGCCCCGACCGGGCCGCCCTGCCAGTGAAGCTGGCCAGGGACGGTGGCCACAGCCGACCCCGGGTGACTGGCGGCAGCAGAGGCTGAGTTCTCCAGCCTCTCCGGTTtgcagtttttctgttttgtttttgttttaagacgACCACGAGAAGTTGTACGCTATCACATTCAGACAGATAACCGTTTGGCGACTCTACTTCGGAGTGCTGACAAAACCAGGTAGCAGCATGACACGGACAACAGGGACACTGCGCCTCCGGCCACAGAGCAGAGTAATGCGCCACTAGGCAGAAAGGAACCGCAGAGCAAATGACTGGGAGGAAAAGAATCTAAGGAAATACAAGCTGGAAATTTCCCGTTTTCAATAATCAAAGGGAAGAGGGAcccaacatgaaaaaaaatttgcaagtAAGAGCTTCCGTTGAGGCAGGTTTGTGAGGACAGAAACCACGGCGGGGGCTGGGCCGCACCCAGCCCCACGGCCCCTCTCGCCGACTCCAGCAAGGGCAGCGCTCTCATCGTCCCGGAGCAAAGATGAAATCCAGGGCCTGCCGTTCGGCCGCTGCGACGTTTGGATGCCACAGGTCCACCATGAAAACCACCCGTGGGCCATCCTCCGCTGAACCTGGGGGGAGGGTGGCGAGAGAGGAGAGGTTCAAACCACCCGGGGCCAGGACCCACGCAGAGCGGCACCCGCACGGCCGGCTCTCAGGAGGGGACCCGGCCTGTCCCTTAGCACAGATCGCAAGACAACCACCTCCTGATCTCATAATCAGCAGTGTTAACAGAAGGCTCCAGAAGGTTCTGAGCAGAATGCAGGAGAGGAagtgggcagagggaaggaggggagaaagagCGGTGGGTGGAGCGCAGAcggtttttagggcagtgaagctaCTCCGTAAGATCCTGCCACGGTGGACGCAGTTGATAACAACGTGTCAAAACTGGCCCATCAGTCATAGCAGAGGTACCACACGGATGGAATGCAAGATGTCAATGAAAGTGGAAACTGTATGGGGGGGGTCATGTGAAGGGGCagactctgtactttctgctcagtttttctggcaaccagaaactgctctaaaaataaggtttctgattttgttttctaaaggTGGCATCAGGAACAGCGGACACCCACCTTCGTGGAACGCGGTGTGCAGGAAAGAGTCATCGAAGAGGAGGCAGCGGCCCTCTGCCCAGCACTGGGGCTCCCCGCCCACCACCAGCTCACAGCCACTTGGAGTCTTCAGACCTTTGGAGGGGGGGggagaggcagaggaaagagaatgaaggagggcagagcagggacgCGGGAAGTCGGGTGGCTGGCTTTGGAGAGAGCTCCCAGCTTCCGAAGCACCGCCTCCCGCCTCGCCCCTCGGGAGCCCTGTTTGGGGGTGAGTTGGACAGGACAGACACAGACTGTACCCCTGGGTCCTCACTGTGCTCCCTGGAAAAACCCATCCCTCCACGGGCCTGATCTGCTCTGGGCCACGGATTCCGCTGGTTAGAGCGCGGACTGGGGCTTGCACCACACCTCTGAGTCTCCTGAAGCCCAACCATGGGGCCCTCAGAAATTGAGGGAGGCCGGGTTCAGAGCCCCGCCTGGCCCAACAGGCAGGGGCTACCTCCACTGAGATTAAAGATGCAAAGACTCACACGCCGCCCTCCTCTTTGGGTCCCAACCTCTAAAGCCATCGTGAGACCCAAGGATGGCACCTTCTCAGCCTAAGTTCCCCCAGCCTCGTTCTGGGGGAGCAGAAGACTCCCCTGAGGAAATGCTGGCGCTCCGAGAGGAAACAGACTGCCCCCTTCGCAAGAAGCCGTACGTTCAAAATGCAAGTGGGGGTCCGATGCTCAGGTGCACAACCCTGGAAAGGGGGTCTGGCTGAAGTGCTGCTGTGTGTGCATTTCACACTCCCATCTCCAACCCAAGGGAGGGTCTGAAGGAACGTGTGGCCCCGGCACTACATGGTCGTCCTAAATGAAGGCACCAGCGCAGCCATCTAACCGACTCAGAAGAGGTTGGGGTGGCCTGACAGAAACCTCTCCGAAAGGCCTGACCCGGGAGGCAGCAGGGccccaggagaggggctggggtagCAGTGTTCTCATCTGTCCTCAGTGACTCCCCCGACAACTGACCCTGGGCCAGTCGGCACCCCTGTCTGATTTCATGTCCCTCACGACACACAACACAGCCTTCTCTCTAACAGCCAGAGTATTTAATACACCCTCTCAACCAGAAATGGATGGTTCCAGGGAGCATGTATGGAGTAAGAATTCAAACAGAGGCCACATGGCAGGATAGAGGACTTGGGGTCAGAAGACTGACTCTGACCCTTATGTGCtgggtgactttgagcaagtcactcaacctctctgagccatagCCTGCTCGTCTGTAAAGAGGGGACAGTGGCATGCTTGCCTTCCAAGGCTGCATGACCACCATCCTGGCTACAATAACTGAAGACTCACTGTGAGCAGGTttgagttaaataaacattttacagaCATCACTTCACACACTTTTCCAGATGGAGCAACTGAGCTTTAGAGAAGTTAACTGACCTGCTGGAAGTCACTACTTAGTTCTGCaggaactgagatttgaacctgAATCTGGCTCCAAAGAACAGGCTCTTCTAACCGTTCACTGGCCCGGATGGAGAGCGCCCACGgccacatcttttcatgtgtgctTTCACTGGTTGGTTTGGGTGGAGAAGGCCTGCAGGGACAGTCACTCAGGGTTTAGAAAGAAGCTCCCCTTTCTCTGGGCCACGAAATGattcactgccacgtgccacggTACAAGAGAAAAATGGCCTGGCTCGCTGGCTTCACAGCCCCCTGCTGCCTCTCCTCCGCCTCCCCTGCACTCTGCTCCAGCCTTCCGGAGGCCCACCCTCCCTGCCTGTTGCCTGTTGCAAACCAGCTTAGTGGGCAGAAACGGTCAATGCTCCTCCAAATGCGGggtagggggtatagctcagtggtacagtgtgtgcttggcatgcacgaggtcctgggttctatccccagtacctccatttaaaaaaaaaagcccccccTAATAAAGCATTCTGGTGGCCCTTGGGAACAGGCCCCATGCACGGCCTTGGCCAGTCCTATATCCACAGGCTCCTCTGGCTTAGGGCTTGCAGCTTTGTCCCCACCACCCACTGCAGGAGGCGCAGGTTGGGTGCGGAGGGGGATCTGCCCACCGGCAGCCCCACCTCAGGAGGCTGGCAGCTGGTACTCGGGGTTGGCAAGGCAGACACAAGCTGAACCACGCATTTCACTCACCAGACAGCAGAGAAATCCAACAATATACTCATGAAAGGGAAATCAGTCTAATTTGCTTATTTCATGAGAATTGGAGCACATGCACCTTCATCCATCCTTTCCTGAGGGTCGGCCACTTGGACAGGTACCTGCCTCCCCGGTAACACCTGCCTAGGTAGTTTCAGAGGTTGTTCCCTGGAGGCTTGTGGCAGTGGCTCGGGACATTCTGGCCATACATGATGCTGAGTGACAGCTGGCCCACAACTGTCACGTGgtcctgtggggaggggaggctgagtGACGCTGTCCCTAGAGGAAGCTCAGAGCAGACCTCTGCCAGCGTGCGCCACACGGAGAGGATGCAGCCGTGAGGAGGGACAGCGCCCCCAGTCTCCACGCAGacagaggcaggaaaggaggccTGGGTTGACACGTCAAGGGCACAGTTCTGGAACCGCAGGTGCCTCCTGCGGCAGCCAGGTAACTGGCAGAGGTGTGGTCTCTGGCACGTACCAGGCCTGCCCACTCTGACCTCATTCTCTGGGCACGCCCTCTGTCAACACACAGGGTCACGGGAGTCTCACACCCCTCTGTCTCCTTCCTGGGTGGATCCGGACATGGACACCACGGAGCGAACCCAACCTTGGCGCTCGCCCCAGCCTCGGGGAACAGCCCCACACCAGAGGGATGCCTTCCAACACCGCCTGCTGTCCAGGGTGACACGGCTGACCCAGTTTCCCTGGTGAGGAGGAACTCGCTGGGCCAGGAGGGGAATGACAGGTCATAAAGAGGCCCACGTAGGCAtgttttacatacacacacacacacacacacgcgcgcgcatgTACGCCGCACAGACACACCACAGGCATGAACACCCAGGAGGCAGATCCACCAGCACATCCTACTCAACACACCTGCCTGGAATTCGACCACATCAACCTCACATGCCCTTCCCCACCTGTCATtctgaagctttttaaaaacgCACAAGGAAAACCTTTGAAAGAACAGCACTGCTCTCCGCTGCCCACAGCCTCAATTCTTCTCAGCCTGGCAGCGGGGCCTCTGCAGTCTgctcccacccacctgcccaggcTCAGCCCCCACCAGCAGGCTCCCTGGCGAGCCCAGACctggcacccccaccccaccctggcgGTCCCAGGGAGCCCTCAGGGGCAGACCCATCTCCCCAGAGTGCCCACCTGCAGCCCCTGCATCCTCGGAGCTAGCATACGCCCTGGTGCCTCGCACAGAGATTTTACTGATCGTGATCACCACTTAGACAATCATCTCATCTCTTAGATTAACCACAGCCCCTTTAACTGGCTGCCCCTCACCTGCCCAGTACTTTACACACACTGCATACTTCTAATTGTCCAAACAGCCCCCCCGGTAGATATTACTCCCACTTTAGGGAGGAGAAGACTGAGGCGCAGAGTTTCAGGTCCTGCCGAAGGTCCCTCGGCAGGTGGGGCTAAGCTGGGACCCGACTCCAGGTGCCTCCCAGGTCCGCTACTTTCCCTGTGATTCCCGAGGGCAGAGACTATGTCTTAGTTTTCACACTGCCCAGCACAGCATTTGACCATAAAAGCTCCTCGAATACCATTTCCCGAGAGCTGTCAGAGGCCAGGCACCGTGTCAAGCTGccatggaagatactattttattTACACCTCTCAACGTTCCTGTAAGTGcagtctccccattttacagacacagTTACTGCCCAGACTCTCACAGCTGACCACGAAGCCAGGCTCCTTCCTCCAGAGCCCCTCCCCTGTCCTGCTTTTACTCTTAAAATACTCAAGTGTCAATTGCTCAAATctagtagttctttttttttttttttaaagcactgaagCCTGGTGTCCAAGCCACATCTTATTCAGAATCCCCAAAGAGAGCGAGTGGGAGGAGCAGAGGGGCTAGAGGGCCGGGGTGGCGGGTTCAGGTCCCCTACAGAGCGTGGTTATGAACCCCTGCTCCTGCCTACACTGGGGCTCCCCGTGTCCTCTCCCTCCGTTCCCAAGCTGGCGCGGCCACGTTGCAAACTTCCAAAGCTGGACCTTGCCGAGGCTCTCGGCAGCTGCTCTAGCCTGGGATGCTAACCAGTGGTGCCGTTGCCCTGGTAACCAGCATGTTATCACGACTCACCAGGAAGGAGGCATTTGAGGGAACTAATATCCCTCTTCACCAAGTCGTTTTGCAGCCCACTTTTATCAGCTGCTCACTCTACCAGGCTCTGTATGAACAAATGCTTTACAACACATGTTATCTTACCAGACCCACAACATAATTCTGTGAAATGATCTTTTTATCTCCACTTTCCAAAtgcaactgaggcccagagaggtgaagtgacttgcccaaagtgacACAGCCAGCTGCTGGTGGGGCCAGGATGCAAACACAGGAGGCCTGACTCCAGACCCCTGTTCTCAAAACCACTGCGACACGCACTATACACATCACCAACTTCCTGAGAACCCAAGTAAAATCAACTCAACACCAAGCATCACTTCATCCCTGGTGATCAGAAGGCACCTGGGTATCTCCCAGCCTCCTCGACGGCACTGCAGACCTCGGTAATCATCCCAGAAGCCTTGGGCTCCAGATCTACCCTGTCCGGTACAGTGGCCACTTTGCCGTATGTGAGAATTTAAATTTAGACTAAAAATCAAGCTCCTTAGTTGCACCAGCCACGTTGCGAGCACTCGGCAGCTACACGCGGCTGGTGGCTCCCGTATCGGACAGTGCGGATGGGCCCATTCCCACCACTGCAGTCAGTCAGTTCCTTTGGACAGAGCTTCTGTCACAAATTAGGTTCATACTGATCACACGTTTCCTTTCTGTCTCAATCTCTGCTGTGCCGACGTGGTTTACGTGTGACCCATTGATTTTTGATCACAGCACAGGAAGCACGTGAAAAGCCGCATGCTGGCTACTGAGCTGCCGTGGTGCCTGGACTCCCGTCTGGCGGGCAAGCCGTCCTGCGAACAGCACGTGCCACAAGACCCCGTCCCAGGATACCCCGTCCCTACGACCTACCTAAGTGGCATCGGATGCGAATGTTGGTGGGTCCGTAGTGCTCCGTGATCACGGTGCCGGGGCTCAGCACGGAGATGCACGCGTTCCCAAAAACATTGTTCCCAATACAGGTCCGAAGGCTTCCAAGCAAGCGGTACGTCCGTGGGCACTTCCTGCAGTTCCGGGGGACGCAAACCCCCTGATTGACCAAGTAAAAGGTGATCCACTCCCCGCTGGGGGTGCTGTTCATTTTCCAGCCCTGCGGGAGGCTGCAGTTTGAGAAGGCTTTGTAGAGGGTCTCGAACTCGCACAGGATGGTCTGGAAGTTGCGCTCCAGCAGCTCCACGTCGTGCTTCTGCGCGTCGCGGGCGAAGTAGGGCGTGGTGGGGAGGTCGGGCAGGAAGAAGACCTCGGGCTTCTGGATGGAGGGCCGGCTGCTGAGGTAGCGGCCCTGCTCGCGGACGCCCTTGTGGATGCGGCCCATGCCGGCCCAGGAGTAGCGCTTGGCGTACTCCTGCAGGTTGTGGTACAGCTTCTGGTTGAGGCCGTCACTGTGGCTGCAGCGCACGCACTCGGGGGACTGGCAGTAGGCGAAGCCGTTCTGCAGCCCGCCGGCGTCCGGGCCCTGCATCAGCGCGTTGACGGCCGCGTAGGGCCGCGGCTGCTCCCTGCCCACGTGGTAACAGTACCACACGAACAGAACCAGCAGGCAGGCCACGGTGACCACGGCCGTGGTGTCACAGTCCCGCACGGACTGGATGCCGGTGGCGATGCAGTCCCTCAGGCCGTCCAGCGACCAGCTCCAGGCCACCAGCCACTCAAGCgacattttggggtggggggatggccGATGGGGGTCTGCGGCAAGGTCAGCCAGTCAGTCCTCGGGGATCCTGGCAGCACCCTCACCGTGCAGGTTAGCGCGGGGGGCGAGGGgcggctggggcagggggaggcatGGCTGTCTCTCGGGTCCTGCCATTGACAAACGCCTGCGCCCACCACTCCGCTCCCAGTAAAAGTCACTGCGGGCAGGGCCGAAGGAGCTGCCTTGGGTCACATGAGCAAGCAGGGTTGGTCACTGTGAAATGATTTCTCAGGCAGTCCAAACCtgggatgaaaaagaaaagaaccagcATAAATGTTTACACCTGGAGAAGTCTTCAACTGGAAAAGCCCCAGGTCATTTAGTAAGGCCTTTGTTGGAAGGTGACACACTTCTCAACCCTGTACCTTCTTCCCCGCATTTTACCACCATCCTCATTTCCCGAAAGGCCAGGAGTGTTTAAGCTGCATCAAATACTGTGTGATAATGATAGTCGTTCCATCTATTTTGTGTCATCCTTAGGCGGGActgttatccctattttacagatggggaaactgaggctcagagaggtcctAAAACTCACCCTAGTTCACACAGCTAGGCAGGGACACAGACCCCATCTCATTTCAAAGCAAAGTCTACCCACTTTGCTATAGTCTTTCCTACTAGGAATGTAATGCTTATTCTCCTTAAAACTCTGCAGCTTTTATTAAAGAGAAATTTGGATTCAAAAGTATCTTAAAGATGGCAAAGGAACTTAAAACTGCACATCCTCCAGTTTACTCTCTCTTTTCACAGCACTTCATTCTCATTTAATCTCTCCTGCCCTTCTGACACAGGTTGGGCTTAAATCAAGCTGGAGAAGGAAGTGGGCTCCCTGGGGCCACACCCATGGCTGACACGGGGCACTTTCTGTCTGCTCGCTTGGGAGTCTACCTACTGGCCTCGTCCGCAGGGTTATGAAAG encodes the following:
- the ASPHD2 gene encoding aspartate beta-hydroxylase domain-containing protein 2, encoding MSLEWLVAWSWSLDGLRDCIATGIQSVRDCDTTAVVTVACLLVLFVWYCYHVGREQPRPYAAVNALMQGPDAGGLQNGFAYCQSPECVRCSHSDGLNQKLYHNLQEYAKRYSWAGMGRIHKGVREQGRYLSSRPSIQKPEVFFLPDLPTTPYFARDAQKHDVELLERNFQTILCEFETLYKAFSNCSLPQGWKMNSTPSGEWITFYLVNQGVCVPRNCRKCPRTYRLLGSLRTCIGNNVFGNACISVLSPGTVITEHYGPTNIRIRCHLGLKTPSGCELVVGGEPQCWAEGRCLLFDDSFLHTAFHEGSAEDGPRVVFMVDLWHPNVAAAERQALDFIFAPGR